The following proteins are co-located in the Myroides profundi genome:
- a CDS encoding ABC transporter permease → MINNWFKLYLKHFWKNKVVSILNILGLAVGMTAVILVLLFWHNEHSYNHWNPFKERVYEVEGSSESFFKNWFPAPVANNLDKLSDIVEAYNFSFTFDDISSVEVDGRKEFLYDIDEKQANFFEFFPFETIYGSAEEYKTNYKDALAIDIDQSERLFGKGIDPIGKTVILENGKVLSIRFVYRIPGKSSVNFKGLTSFVTENQIAYNRENNWGDHNYTLLLKLKEGVQIKDVHERIRDVIYDDVFQMYMKKESMTLEEVKKNFNANAILNFNSLDTIHLNPISKGLGGGAAASKVLNIMMTSSVLLLMLSIINAVNLALVNSFKRAKEIGIRKAIGVTRWQLFLQFIFESIICVLLALVIALVLVEILLPYFNLLVNRTMSFHVWVIALPILGIVLGVVLLSGTLPSLFLLSFDTLKVLKGNYLRGKAGVSLRNMFLILQFVIAFFFLSTAVFIDKQVEHILQEDLGFDGDQVVNINFKIKDIQRRNDLYYDIESDLKKIKGVKEVTLHSMVIGGGYSSASGNRIGEASVQSNNVPVGYDFLKVFDGELKEGRFFDRGLATDSISKVVVNETFKSTFNFSDGILGKKIKWNGKEFEVIGVVKDMKVEGVSQNTNPVTYFMPNSVDWFYHLIDHIAVKIDTNNTQITLQALEEFWNKRIDSTYPIQYKFVNEDFAKSYQKTLYQRTLFVCLMGVSVFIALFGLMAIVSFSIESKLKEIAIRKVLGANSISLILKLSVRFVMYCLIGFIISIYPVIYVMNIWLEDFVYRISITVLPFVIAFVSLMLFSMLLVFWKAYKATRIDVLKYIKYE, encoded by the coding sequence ATGATTAATAATTGGTTTAAATTATACCTGAAACATTTCTGGAAGAATAAGGTGGTTTCAATTCTAAATATTTTAGGGTTAGCTGTTGGTATGACAGCTGTTATACTTGTATTGTTGTTTTGGCATAACGAGCATAGTTATAATCATTGGAATCCTTTTAAAGAGAGAGTTTATGAAGTTGAAGGATCATCAGAGTCTTTCTTTAAGAATTGGTTTCCTGCACCTGTAGCTAACAATTTAGACAAGTTATCAGATATTGTAGAGGCATATAATTTTAGCTTTACATTTGACGATATTTCAAGTGTTGAGGTGGATGGACGTAAGGAATTTCTCTATGATATTGATGAAAAGCAAGCTAATTTTTTTGAATTCTTTCCTTTCGAGACTATTTATGGTAGTGCAGAAGAGTATAAAACGAATTATAAAGATGCTTTAGCAATAGATATAGACCAATCAGAACGTTTGTTTGGTAAAGGTATTGATCCAATAGGAAAGACAGTTATATTGGAAAATGGAAAGGTATTATCTATTCGTTTTGTTTATCGTATTCCTGGAAAAAGTTCAGTTAATTTTAAAGGATTGACTTCATTTGTTACAGAAAATCAGATTGCTTATAATAGAGAAAATAACTGGGGGGATCATAATTACACTCTATTGCTAAAGTTAAAAGAAGGTGTTCAGATTAAAGATGTTCACGAACGTATAAGAGATGTGATTTATGACGATGTCTTCCAGATGTATATGAAGAAGGAGTCCATGACTTTAGAAGAGGTGAAGAAGAACTTTAACGCTAATGCTATACTTAACTTTAATTCATTAGATACAATTCATTTAAACCCAATTTCAAAAGGGTTAGGAGGAGGAGCAGCAGCTTCTAAGGTATTGAATATAATGATGACATCTTCTGTGTTATTGCTAATGTTGAGTATTATAAATGCAGTTAATTTAGCTTTAGTAAACAGTTTTAAACGTGCAAAAGAAATTGGTATAAGAAAGGCAATTGGTGTTACAAGATGGCAACTATTTCTACAGTTTATCTTCGAATCTATTATTTGTGTATTACTAGCTTTAGTGATTGCCTTAGTGCTTGTTGAGATATTATTACCCTATTTTAATTTGTTGGTTAATAGAACTATGTCCTTCCATGTTTGGGTAATTGCTTTGCCTATTCTAGGAATTGTCTTAGGAGTTGTTTTATTATCAGGTACATTACCAAGCTTGTTCTTATTGTCGTTTGATACATTAAAAGTGTTGAAAGGAAATTATTTAAGAGGAAAAGCGGGTGTTAGTCTTCGAAATATGTTTCTGATTCTACAATTTGTAATCGCCTTTTTCTTTTTGTCAACGGCTGTTTTTATAGATAAACAGGTAGAGCATATTCTTCAAGAGGATTTAGGTTTTGATGGTGATCAGGTTGTTAATATTAATTTTAAGATTAAAGATATCCAGAGGCGAAATGATCTTTATTATGATATTGAGTCTGATTTAAAAAAGATTAAAGGTGTAAAAGAAGTAACACTTCATTCAATGGTTATTGGAGGTGGGTATAGTAGTGCTTCAGGAAATAGAATAGGAGAGGCTTCGGTACAAAGTAACAACGTTCCTGTAGGATATGATTTTTTGAAAGTATTTGATGGAGAATTGAAAGAAGGACGTTTTTTTGATCGTGGTTTGGCGACAGATAGTATTAGTAAAGTTGTTGTTAACGAAACATTTAAATCAACTTTTAATTTTTCAGATGGAATACTAGGAAAAAAGATTAAATGGAATGGAAAAGAGTTTGAAGTTATTGGTGTTGTAAAGGATATGAAGGTAGAAGGAGTTAGTCAGAATACTAATCCTGTAACTTATTTTATGCCTAATTCAGTGGATTGGTTTTATCATTTAATAGATCATATAGCAGTAAAAATAGATACTAATAATACGCAAATAACCTTACAAGCTTTAGAAGAGTTTTGGAATAAGAGAATTGATTCTACCTATCCAATACAATACAAATTTGTCAATGAAGACTTTGCTAAAAGTTACCAAAAGACATTATATCAACGTACATTATTTGTGTGTTTGATGGGGGTCTCAGTATTTATAGCTTTGTTCGGTTTGATGGCAATCGTGTCCTTTAGTATTGAAAGTAAATTAAAAGAAATTGCTATTCGAAAAGTGTTAGGAGCAAACTCAATTAGTTTGATTCTGAAATTATCTGTGCGTTTTGTTATGTATTGTCTAATTGGATTTATCATATCGATTTACCCTGTGATTTATGTGATGAATATATGGTTGGAGGACTTTGTTTATCGTATTTCGATTACCGTGTTACCATTTGTTATTGCTTTTGTAAGTTTAATGCTTTTCTCAATGTTGTTAGTGTTTTGGAAAGCTTATAAAGCGACACGTATTGATGTTTTAAAATATATAAAGTATGAGTAA
- a CDS encoding GIN domain-containing protein: MKKIVMFFLLVGGSVFAQSKETRQVSDFKSVKASQGIEVNFIYGGAKSVVVEVEKSENMKDVKTETTITGGLDIFIDQKSNKKWKNGINIRDFGKVVVTINNPSLEEVRLSSSAKFNLLNKVVAKSFDVKTSSSARFRGELVQADNLSIEASSSSKIEGSFEVTKKSSASVSSSASVDISLKTKTGDFGASSSARLSLSGNADSVSASASSSGSIKGSSFTTKTLEGKASSSGSMVFNVTDEVSGRASSSGRVQYTGGAKIVSSNTSSSGQVKNID; encoded by the coding sequence ATGAAAAAAATAGTAATGTTCTTCCTATTAGTAGGAGGAAGTGTGTTCGCACAATCAAAAGAAACACGTCAAGTAAGTGATTTTAAATCCGTAAAAGCTTCTCAAGGAATAGAAGTGAACTTTATTTATGGAGGAGCTAAGAGTGTAGTAGTGGAAGTAGAGAAGTCTGAGAATATGAAAGATGTCAAGACAGAAACGACAATTACTGGAGGGTTAGATATCTTCATTGATCAAAAAAGCAATAAAAAATGGAAGAACGGTATCAATATAAGAGATTTTGGGAAAGTAGTAGTTACTATAAATAACCCTAGTTTAGAAGAGGTAAGATTGTCTTCTTCTGCTAAGTTTAACTTATTAAACAAAGTTGTAGCTAAATCATTTGATGTAAAAACGAGTAGTTCAGCAAGGTTTAGAGGAGAGTTAGTGCAAGCAGATAACTTATCTATAGAGGCAAGTTCTTCTTCTAAAATAGAAGGTAGTTTTGAGGTGACAAAGAAATCATCTGCAAGTGTTAGTTCTTCAGCAAGTGTAGATATCTCATTAAAGACTAAAACTGGAGACTTTGGAGCTAGTAGTTCAGCTAGGTTGAGTTTATCTGGGAATGCTGATTCTGTGAGCGCTTCTGCTTCTAGTAGTGGTTCTATTAAAGGATCTAGCTTCACAACTAAAACACTAGAAGGTAAAGCTAGCTCATCAGGTTCTATGGTGTTTAATGTAACTGATGAGGTATCTGGTAGAGCGAGTTCTTCAGGACGTGTTCAATATACAGGAGGAGCTAAGATAGTGAGTTCAAACACTTCTTCTTCAGGACAAGTAAAAAATATAGATTAA
- a CDS encoding ABC transporter permease — protein MIKNWLKVYWSNVLKNKVYFILTLVSLGVGFASVILSFVHYREESSYDQANPNKDNIFTVESILNADTSWMKLPYPFGSKLKEESSHIIDYTYWDNYYGGGTMTIDGVKKGVEKIGYVKSNIFEFFPYEIVKGDKNKPFNGPNTAVITDEYAKQLFNGEDPIGKSFEYNKDTYVVSAVYKLGKNRNSIMANILVNAVDQYEKEGIEQWGNYNSTIWLKLDDAKYTKEVEGLIKDILIKQVYVSLAKDEGLSLEEYMKKEEGVTLEEFKNLKNKGYKLHVLATQRMQKNSDLNGTPEGATNVGRLNIMIGLSLLILVLSVFNYINLSTAQAIGRTREVGIRKTLGATKRNLILQGLIEALVTSILACIIAFVLIEFTMPWLKVFLDSQMEIEVFYILPWLLLFIVIIVLLVGIIPALFTASFKTLEVLKGEVNKSKKGKTLKNVMLIVQFTVACFFMVGSYIVYGQVIYMLNKDLGFKGDQVVVIPFISKGPYEEKINVYQSLKEEIMRLSGVENMSIASISIGSSYGSSSGFIHNGNRIQGINVGMDYNYLNTLDIKLKEGRSLSPEFASDSISNILINERTAYEMKEENPIGKTIEWNGNKLTIVGVVKDFNLYGLKSNYAPLVFFSLKTIPWVGLNSRQITVKVKGDNVEKTMNEIAKIWANRDISDEPFSYEFLDKQYAKTFNNVKKERDVFLTLNGIVVFIALFGLYSLASFNINNRLKEVAIRKVLGASSSSLLKQLSVQYVVMCLVGFGIAIFPSYYFLNKWLSDYAFRIDISVEPFIICLIVILILTGVVVFLKAWSATKINVLKYIKYE, from the coding sequence ATGATAAAGAACTGGTTAAAAGTATATTGGTCTAATGTGTTGAAGAATAAAGTTTATTTTATTCTAACATTAGTAAGTTTAGGAGTGGGATTTGCTTCTGTTATCTTGTCATTCGTGCATTATAGAGAAGAGTCTTCTTATGATCAAGCGAATCCGAATAAGGATAATATATTCACAGTAGAGTCTATTCTGAATGCAGATACGAGCTGGATGAAGTTACCTTATCCTTTTGGTTCTAAGTTAAAAGAAGAGTCTTCACATATCATTGATTATACTTATTGGGATAATTACTATGGTGGTGGGACAATGACTATAGATGGGGTGAAAAAAGGAGTGGAAAAGATAGGATATGTAAAGTCTAACATCTTTGAGTTTTTTCCTTATGAGATAGTAAAGGGAGATAAGAACAAGCCATTTAATGGGCCAAATACTGCTGTTATTACTGATGAGTATGCTAAGCAATTATTCAATGGAGAAGATCCGATAGGTAAATCTTTTGAGTATAATAAAGATACTTATGTAGTAAGTGCTGTGTATAAGCTAGGGAAAAACAGGAATTCAATAATGGCAAATATACTGGTTAATGCAGTAGATCAATATGAGAAAGAGGGAATAGAGCAATGGGGTAATTATAACTCAACTATTTGGTTAAAGTTAGACGATGCTAAGTATACTAAGGAAGTGGAAGGGCTAATAAAGGATATCTTGATTAAACAAGTGTATGTATCGCTAGCGAAGGATGAAGGATTGAGCCTAGAGGAGTATATGAAAAAAGAAGAAGGTGTGACACTGGAGGAGTTTAAGAATCTAAAAAATAAAGGATATAAACTACATGTCTTAGCAACACAAAGAATGCAGAAGAACTCTGACTTAAATGGTACTCCTGAGGGAGCAACTAATGTCGGGAGATTGAATATCATGATAGGCCTTTCTTTATTGATATTAGTATTATCTGTATTTAATTATATCAACTTAAGCACTGCCCAAGCGATAGGTCGTACACGAGAAGTTGGAATAAGAAAAACATTAGGTGCGACTAAGAGAAACTTGATATTACAAGGGTTAATCGAGGCTCTAGTTACCTCTATACTAGCTTGTATTATTGCTTTTGTACTGATTGAGTTTACGATGCCATGGTTAAAAGTATTCTTAGATTCACAGATGGAAATAGAAGTATTCTATATACTACCTTGGTTACTATTGTTCATTGTGATCATTGTTTTATTAGTAGGTATTATTCCTGCTTTATTTACTGCTAGTTTTAAAACGTTAGAAGTTCTGAAAGGAGAAGTAAATAAGAGTAAGAAAGGTAAGACATTAAAGAACGTCATGTTAATAGTACAGTTTACAGTGGCTTGTTTCTTTATGGTTGGAAGTTATATTGTATATGGGCAGGTAATTTATATGTTAAATAAGGATCTTGGGTTTAAAGGAGATCAAGTGGTGGTCATTCCTTTTATTAGTAAAGGCCCTTATGAAGAGAAGATTAATGTATATCAATCTCTGAAAGAAGAGATCATGAGGCTCAGTGGAGTAGAGAATATGTCTATCGCTTCGATCAGTATAGGGAGTAGTTATGGTAGTTCCTCAGGTTTTATACATAATGGAAATAGAATACAGGGTATTAATGTAGGAATGGACTATAATTATCTAAATACTTTAGATATAAAGCTGAAAGAAGGAAGAAGTTTATCACCTGAATTTGCGTCTGACTCTATCTCTAATATATTGATTAATGAACGTACTGCTTATGAAATGAAAGAAGAGAATCCTATAGGGAAAACAATAGAGTGGAATGGTAATAAACTGACAATAGTAGGTGTGGTAAAGGACTTTAATCTATATGGTCTTAAATCTAATTATGCTCCTCTAGTCTTCTTTAGTTTAAAAACAATTCCTTGGGTGGGATTAAATAGTAGACAGATCACAGTTAAGGTTAAAGGAGATAATGTAGAAAAGACAATGAATGAGATAGCGAAGATATGGGCGAATAGGGATATCTCTGACGAGCCATTTAGTTATGAGTTTTTAGATAAGCAATATGCAAAGACATTTAATAATGTAAAGAAAGAGAGAGATGTTTTCTTAACACTGAATGGAATTGTTGTGTTTATCGCTTTATTTGGATTGTATAGTCTAGCTTCTTTTAATATTAATAACCGCCTAAAAGAGGTGGCTATTCGCAAGGTGTTGGGGGCTAGTTCATCTAGCTTATTAAAACAATTGTCTGTACAGTATGTAGTGATGTGTCTGGTAGGTTTTGGTATTGCTATATTCCCTAGTTATTATTTCTTAAACAAATGGTTGAGTGATTATGCTTTTAGAATTGATATTAGTGTAGAACCATTTATCATTTGCTTGATTGTGATACTAATATTAACAGGCGTAGTTGTATTCTTAAAGGCTTGGTCAGCGACGAAGATCAATGTACTGAAATATATAAAATATGAATAA
- a CDS encoding ABC transporter permease, with translation MLKNWLKIYWYNTMKHKMYFLLTVIGLAIGLSAVIISYLYYTEEMSYDTWHKDSDRVFMVETKFSEEESWPSLSYPYGEVLKDISDRVETYTYLDAHYQGGVVLVNGESKAFEKASFGQSAFFDVFPFEIVQGNKIKPFDGPDQVFIKDTYVKYLFKDEEPVGQVILLWGKTFTVKGVYKEAETLSSINPNMVFNVLDERVENAIGSNGWGNYSSALWIKLKSPESKELIEKQLLSIYDDKVIAPVAKSKGLTIEELKKEKDYVLTFYLHDLKGQRLINSNQKNALPEGIANRNRIYIAIGLSSLIMLLSVFNYINITTVQVMNRGKESGVRKVLGANKASTMLQNYFESGVTVLISIIISLVIVEYALPSLRVFFKAKLLFNVLEFVPQVLLFLITVIFLVGTVPAFYISSFKTIEVLKGNIKRSKKGVWFKNTLLTVQFIVACFFIIGSLIVNQQVNYMLNKDLGYNANQIVGVPYNLKRDLVENTLPIYKRLKADILKIKGVEGASAWSLAIGGKNYSSVGYSYQGKQIQAGVAAMDDDFLKLFDIKLKEGRALSQDFASDSIKNVLLNEKAIAMMGITDNALGKEFEWNEEKVTIVGVVKDFNLFGLHEDYRPMIFMSLDFEQGWGSNMNEMSIKINTENVKETMEAIEQIWKKHNISDSPFTYEFVDKRFAQSFERSLQERKVFLVLNLLVVFIALFGLYSLASFTINSRLKEVAIRKVLGARPEDLIQKLTGQYIVFCLIGFGIAIFPSYYFLNKWLSDYAFRIEMSVWPFIFCFVIIMILTLLIVISRAYKATRVDVLKYIKYE, from the coding sequence ATGTTAAAGAACTGGTTAAAGATTTATTGGTACAATACGATGAAGCACAAGATGTATTTCTTGTTGACAGTAATAGGATTGGCGATAGGGTTATCAGCTGTGATAATTTCGTATTTATATTATACTGAAGAAATGTCTTACGATACTTGGCACAAGGATAGTGATCGTGTATTTATGGTAGAGACTAAGTTTAGTGAAGAGGAGAGTTGGCCATCATTATCTTATCCTTATGGAGAGGTTTTGAAGGATATTTCTGACCGTGTAGAAACGTATACTTATTTAGATGCTCATTACCAGGGAGGTGTAGTATTAGTTAATGGAGAGTCTAAAGCTTTTGAAAAAGCTAGTTTTGGTCAATCAGCGTTTTTTGACGTATTCCCTTTTGAGATTGTACAAGGAAATAAAATAAAACCTTTTGATGGGCCTGATCAAGTATTTATCAAGGATACTTATGTGAAGTATTTATTTAAGGATGAAGAACCTGTAGGGCAAGTAATCCTTTTGTGGGGAAAGACATTTACAGTGAAAGGAGTGTATAAGGAAGCAGAAACATTGAGTTCTATAAATCCTAATATGGTATTTAATGTTTTGGATGAACGAGTAGAAAATGCTATAGGAAGTAATGGTTGGGGAAATTATAGTTCTGCACTTTGGATTAAATTAAAAAGTCCAGAGTCAAAAGAGTTGATAGAGAAACAATTATTAAGTATATACGACGACAAAGTGATTGCTCCTGTAGCAAAAAGTAAAGGACTCACGATAGAGGAACTAAAAAAAGAAAAAGATTATGTATTGACATTTTATTTACATGATTTAAAAGGACAACGGTTAATTAATTCGAATCAAAAAAACGCTTTACCAGAAGGAATAGCGAATAGAAATAGAATTTATATTGCTATAGGTCTTTCAAGTCTTATCATGTTATTGTCAGTATTTAATTATATCAATATTACTACAGTACAAGTAATGAATAGGGGTAAAGAGTCAGGTGTACGCAAAGTATTAGGAGCTAATAAAGCAAGTACAATGCTGCAAAACTATTTTGAATCAGGAGTAACAGTACTTATATCTATTATCATTTCTTTAGTTATAGTCGAATATGCTCTTCCTAGTCTGAGAGTGTTTTTTAAAGCTAAATTGTTGTTTAATGTTTTGGAATTTGTGCCTCAGGTTTTATTGTTTTTAATAACTGTGATTTTTTTAGTGGGAACAGTACCTGCGTTCTATATTTCTAGTTTTAAAACAATAGAAGTTTTAAAAGGAAATATAAAAAGAAGTAAGAAAGGAGTTTGGTTTAAGAATACATTACTAACAGTTCAGTTTATCGTTGCTTGTTTTTTTATCATCGGTTCTTTGATTGTCAATCAGCAAGTGAATTATATGCTTAATAAGGATTTAGGTTATAATGCAAATCAGATAGTAGGAGTACCATATAATCTTAAAAGAGATCTTGTAGAGAATACTCTACCTATCTATAAAAGACTAAAGGCAGATATTCTTAAAATAAAAGGTGTTGAGGGAGCAAGTGCGTGGTCATTGGCAATAGGCGGAAAAAATTATTCATCTGTAGGATATTCTTACCAAGGCAAACAAATACAGGCAGGTGTAGCAGCTATGGATGATGATTTTTTAAAACTATTTGATATTAAATTAAAAGAAGGAAGAGCACTATCTCAAGATTTTGCTTCTGATAGTATAAAAAATGTATTGTTAAATGAAAAGGCAATAGCAATGATGGGTATTACTGACAATGCTTTAGGAAAAGAGTTTGAATGGAATGAAGAGAAAGTCACTATTGTTGGGGTTGTAAAGGATTTTAATTTGTTTGGATTGCATGAGGATTATCGCCCAATGATATTTATGTCATTAGATTTTGAACAAGGATGGGGAAGTAATATGAATGAGATGTCTATTAAGATAAACACAGAGAATGTTAAAGAGACGATGGAAGCTATAGAACAGATTTGGAAAAAACATAATATCTCTGATTCTCCTTTTACTTATGAGTTCGTAGATAAGCGTTTTGCACAGAGTTTTGAACGTTCTCTACAAGAGCGCAAAGTATTTTTAGTTTTGAATTTATTGGTTGTTTTTATTGCTCTTTTTGGATTGTATAGTTTGGCATCATTTACGATTAACTCTAGGTTAAAAGAAGTTGCTATACGCAAAGTACTAGGTGCGAGACCTGAAGATCTGATACAGAAGCTAACAGGACAGTACATTGTGTTTTGTTTAATAGGCTTTGGAATAGCTATATTCCCGAGTTATTACTTCTTGAATAAATGGTTGAGTGATTATGCTTTTAGAATAGAGATGAGTGTATGGCCATTTATATTTTGTTTTGTTATCATTATGATATTGACATTACTAATTGTTATCAGTCGAGCTTATAAAGCGACTAGGGTAGATGTATTAAAATATATTAAATACGAGTAG
- a CDS encoding ABC transporter permease, which translates to MLKNWLKIYWYNTMKHKMYFLLTLVGLAIGLSAVIISYLYYTEEMSYDTWHKDSDCVFMVETKFSEEESWPMLSYPFGSKLKEISPEVEAYSYVDNSYDDGMLVHNGELLSYTKAISVQSNFFTVFPFEIVSGSQLQPFDAPNQAYIKDTYVDYLFKDKDPIGQTIVIWDVTYVVKGIFKEANTLSSINPNIIMNDLDEREKEAVEKGYWGNFSSALWVKLKDTQSKETIEKRLLAIYDEYVMLPEANKKGISVDEYKRSRGERYFGYYLHDLKGQRFEKNIDINALPEGSANVNRIYIALGLSVLIILLSVFNYINIATVQVMNRGKEVGMRKTFGANRLSLIYQNYFESTITVLISIVLSFAIVEFSLPSLRVFFKAQLIFDLFDFILQLLIFLILVVFLVGTIPALYVSSFKTIEVLKGNIKRSKKGVWFKNLLLTVQFIVACFFIIGSFIIYQQVSYMLKKDLGFQAEQIVGVTYNFKKGINNKYDVYKRLKTDVLNLSNVEGASACLLDIGGSRYVSSGFSYKEKDVQPGIAAIDYDFLELYQIEMKEGRMLSKDLANDSIQNILINEKAMSIMGESQPIGKNIKWNGGEYTIVGVVKDFNLVGLREDYRPLLFVTLSNNQWGNNMKEMSIKIKADKAEETMKAIEEVWKKHNITDLPFQYEFVDKRFAKSFERSLQERNVFLVLNSLVVFIALFGLYSLVSFTINSRLKEVAIRKVLGARPKDLIQKLTGQYIVFCLIGFGIAVFPSYYFLNKWLSDYAFRIDMSVWPFIFCFVIIMILTLLIVISRAYKATRVDVLKYIKYD; encoded by the coding sequence ATGTTAAAGAACTGGTTAAAGATTTATTGGTACAATACGATGAAACACAAGATGTATTTCTTGTTGACATTAGTAGGGTTGGCGATAGGGTTATCAGCTGTGATTATTTCTTATTTATATTATACTGAAGAAATGTCTTATGATACTTGGCACAAGGATAGTGATTGTGTATTTATGGTAGAGACTAAGTTTAGTGAAGAGGAGAGTTGGCCAATGTTATCTTATCCATTTGGATCTAAATTAAAAGAAATATCTCCTGAAGTAGAAGCATATTCTTATGTAGATAATAGCTATGATGATGGAATGTTAGTGCATAATGGAGAACTGCTTTCTTATACCAAGGCTATTAGTGTACAGTCTAATTTCTTTACTGTATTTCCTTTTGAAATAGTAAGTGGAAGTCAACTACAACCTTTTGATGCTCCAAATCAAGCATATATAAAAGATACATATGTAGACTATTTATTTAAAGATAAAGACCCTATAGGGCAGACTATAGTGATATGGGATGTCACTTATGTAGTAAAGGGAATATTTAAAGAAGCAAATACATTAAGCTCTATCAATCCTAATATCATAATGAATGATTTAGATGAAAGGGAGAAAGAAGCAGTAGAGAAAGGGTATTGGGGAAATTTTAGTTCTGCTTTATGGGTAAAACTCAAGGATACACAGTCTAAAGAAACTATAGAGAAAAGGTTACTCGCTATATATGATGAGTATGTCATGTTGCCTGAGGCTAATAAAAAAGGTATATCTGTAGACGAGTATAAAAGAAGTAGAGGGGAGCGTTATTTTGGTTATTATCTACATGATTTAAAGGGACAACGTTTTGAGAAAAATATTGATATAAATGCATTACCAGAAGGGAGTGCTAATGTTAATAGAATATATATTGCCTTAGGTTTATCCGTGTTAATCATATTATTATCTGTATTTAATTATATCAATATTGCTACAGTACAGGTAATGAATCGAGGTAAGGAAGTGGGGATGCGTAAGACTTTTGGTGCGAATCGTTTAAGTCTGATATATCAAAACTATTTTGAATCAACTATAACGGTACTAATATCTATAGTATTGTCTTTTGCAATAGTAGAATTCTCTTTACCTAGTTTAAGAGTGTTTTTTAAGGCACAGTTAATCTTCGATTTGTTTGATTTTATACTACAATTACTAATTTTCTTAATATTAGTAGTTTTTTTAGTGGGAACTATACCTGCTCTGTATGTATCTAGTTTTAAAACAATAGAAGTTTTAAAAGGTAATATAAAGAGAAGTAAGAAAGGGGTGTGGTTTAAAAATCTTCTATTAACAGTTCAGTTTATTGTTGCTTGTTTTTTTATTATAGGATCTTTTATTATTTATCAGCAAGTGAGTTATATGTTGAAAAAAGATTTAGGATTTCAGGCTGAACAAATAGTAGGGGTGACATATAATTTTAAGAAGGGTATAAACAATAAATATGACGTGTATAAGAGATTAAAAACAGATGTTTTAAATCTAAGTAATGTGGAAGGAGCGAGTGCGTGTTTATTAGATATTGGCGGTAGTAGATATGTGTCTTCAGGCTTTAGTTATAAAGAAAAAGATGTGCAGCCTGGTATAGCTGCAATAGATTATGATTTCTTGGAATTATACCAGATTGAAATGAAAGAAGGAAGAATGTTATCAAAGGATTTAGCTAATGATAGTATTCAAAATATTTTGATTAATGAGAAAGCAATGTCCATAATGGGAGAGTCACAGCCTATAGGCAAGAATATAAAATGGAATGGAGGGGAATATACTATAGTAGGAGTAGTAAAGGATTTTAATCTAGTAGGACTTAGAGAAGATTATAGACCATTATTATTTGTTACACTGTCTAATAATCAGTGGGGAAACAATATGAAAGAGATGTCTATTAAGATAAAAGCTGACAAGGCTGAGGAAACAATGAAGGCTATTGAAGAGGTGTGGAAGAAACATAATATAACTGATTTACCATTTCAGTATGAATTTGTAGATAAGCGATTTGCTAAAAGTTTTGAACGGTCTTTACAAGAACGAAATGTGTTCTTAGTATTGAATTCTTTGGTTGTTTTTATTGCTCTTTTTGGATTGTATAGTTTGGTATCATTTACGATTAACTCTAGGTTAAAAGAAGTAGCTATACGCAAAGTATTAGGCGCAAGACCTAAAGATTTGATACAGAAGCTAACAGGTCAGTACATTGTGTTTTGTTTAATAGGCTTTGGAATAGCTGTATTTCCTAGTTATTACTTCTTGAATAAATGGTTAAGTGATTATGCTTTTAGAATAGATATGAGTGTATGGCCATTTATATTTTGTTTTGTCATTATTATGATATTGACATTACTGATTGTTATCAGTCGTGCTTATAAAGCGACTAGAGTAGATGTATTAAAATATATTAAATACGACTAG